A window of Cryptomeria japonica chromosome 3, Sugi_1.0, whole genome shotgun sequence contains these coding sequences:
- the LOC131074556 gene encoding aspartyl protease AED3, which produces MAKRICSVLVSFLLLVCVWAESSKVARVNLASFKWKDAEDNKNCSALESETSSLSVMHIHGKCSPFRLPNSSWWTAISESIKGDTQRYRAMVKGGWSAGKSMVNPQEDADLPLASGQAINTGNYIIKLGFGMPAQTFYTVLDTGSYITWIPCNPCSSCSSGLQLFEPGKSSTYKYLTCASQQCQSPDFCSNNGNNVNCSLPLRYGDQSEVDEILSSETLSVGSQTVQDFVFGCANAVSGVIQSLSIPGLVGFGKEPLSFISQTATLYDSTFSYCLPSLFSSAFTGSLLLGKGALSASGLKFTPLLSNARYPYFYYVGLNGISVGDELVSIPAGTLTLDQSTGRGTIIDSGTVITRLVEPAYNAMRDSFRRQLSSLSLASPTESFDTCYNKPSGEVEFPVITLHFDDGLDLALPVENTLWPGNEDGSVLCLAFALPPDGEDAVLSTFGNYQQQKFRIVHDVAGSRLGIASENCGA; this is translated from the coding sequence ATGGCAAAGCGTATATGCTCAGTCCTAGTGTCTTTTCTATTACTTGTTTGTGTGTGGGCAGAAAGCAGTAAGGTTGCCAGAGTAAACCTTGCGTCATTCAAATGGAAAGATGCAGAGGATAACAAGAACTGCTCTGCGCTTGAATCGGAAACATCAAGCTTGAGTGTGATGCACATTCACGGCAAGTGTTCTCCATTCCGCCTCCCCAATTCATCATGGTGGACAGCGATATCTGAGTCAATCAAAGGCGACACCCAGCGCTACAGAGCAATGGTGAAAGGGGGATGGAGCGCCGGCAAGAGTATGGTTAATCCCCAAGAGGACGCGGACCTCCCTTTGGCGTCGGGGCAGGCCATCAACACGGGAAACTACATTATCAAGCTGGGTTTCGGCATGCCTGCGCAGACCTTCTACACTGTCCTCGATACCGGCAGCTACATCACCTGGATTCCCTGCAACCCCTGCTCAAGTTGCTCAAGTGGGCTCCAATTGTTCGAGCCAGGCAAGTCGTCAACGTATAAGTATCTCACCTGCGCTTCTCAGCAGTGTCAAAGTCCGGACTTCTGTTCGAACAACGGTAATAATGTTAACTGTAGCCTTCCTCTGCGCTACGGCGACCAATCAGAGGTGGACGAGATATTGTCCTCTGAGACGCTGTCTGTGGGCTCTCAGACGGTTCAGGATTTTGTCTTCGGATGTGCGAATGCGGTGAGCGGAGTCATCCAGAGCTTGTCCATTCCCGGTTTGGTTGGGTTTGGGAAGGAACCTCTCTCCTTCATTTCTCAGACGGCCACGTTATATGACAGTACGTTCTCTTATTGCCTTCCCTCACTCTTCTCCTCTGCTTTCACGGGGTCTCTCCTGCTGGGGAAAGGGGCTCTTTCTGCTTCGGGCTTGAAGTTCACGCCCCTCTTGTCCAACGCTAGGTACCCTTACTTTTATTATGTGGGGTTAAACGGAATCTCTGTGggagatgagcttgtttccatccCAGCAGGAACCTTGACATTGGATCAGTCGACGGGAAGAGGAACAATCATTGATTCGGGAACAGTTATCACTCGACTAGTGGAGCCCGCTTACAATGCGATGCGAGATTCTTTCCGCCGTCAGCTTTCTAGTCTGAGTTTGGCTAGTCCCACAGAGAGTTTTGATACGTGCTACAACAAACCGTCAGGCGAGGTGGAGTTTCCTGTCATCACGTTGCACTTTGACGATGGTCTGGACTTGGCTCTGCCGGTGGAAAACACGTTATGGCCTGGGAATGAGGACGGCTCCGTGCTATGCCTTGCTTTCGCCCTCCCTCCGGACGGGGAAGACGCTGTACTTTCCACATTTGGGAACTATCAGCAGCAGAAGTTTCGAATTGTGCACGATGTCGCAGGGTCTAGACTTGGAATCGCTAGTGAAAACTGCGGTGCTTAG
- the LOC131074550 gene encoding aspartyl protease 25-like: protein MSPEFPAIPAPVAQVSNSSHPSRPRYGDKSKVEELISSETLTVGSQPVEDFVFGCASSYVLLLPSFPWLLCFHGISRAGEGAISVQGMQFTPLLSNARYPSFYYVGLNGISVGGEPVSIPEGTFTFDNSTGRGTIIDSGTVITRLVEPAYNAMRDSFRRQLSNLTRASPTNFFDTCYNKPSGDSILVI from the exons ATGTCGCCTGAATTCCCTGCAATCCCTGCTCCGGTTGCTCAAGTGAGCAATTCGAGCCATCCAAGTCGTCCAC GGTACGGCGACAAGTCAAAGGTGGAGGAGCTCATTTCGTCTGAGACGCTAACTGTGGGCTCTCAGCcggtggaggattttgtcttcGGATGTGCGAGTTCG TACGTTCTCTTATTGCCTTCCTTCCCTTGGCTCCTCTGCTTTCACGGGATATCTCGTGCTGGGGAAGGGGCTATTTCTGTGCAGGGCATGCAATTCACGCCCCTCTTGTCCAACGCTAGGTACCCTTCCTTCTATTATGTGGGGCTAAACGGAATCTCTGTGGGAGGAGAGCCTGTTTCCATCCCAGAGGGGACCTTCACCTTCGACAACTCAACGGGAAGAGGGACTATCATAGATTCGGGAACAGTTATCACTCGGCTAGTGGAGCCCGCTTACAATGCCATGAGAGATTCTTTCCGCCGTCAGCTCTCCAATCTGACTCGGGCTAGTCCCACAAATTTCTTTGATACGTGCTACAACAAACCATCCGGCGATAGTATACTAGTAATAtag